The genomic window ATTggtgaaatataaaacaaaCTTACCTCTCTGACCCcctgttttcatgatgtactCTTGCTAAATATTCAACTCAAAATGTCTGAGAATCAAGGAAATGAATTGCTGTGGCCTATAATGATAGCAACAAGCCTTACAAAAGAGCTAATCTTCAATTTGGCCAGTTAGACTGGTTATCCCAGtcggatactgtcattgccaccgatggATCGGATTGGAGATTACAAAAGAGCCTCATAATCATCAAAAGATGAGATGTCATGATTTCTTTTGACTGAGGGGACAGCTTcaatctgactatattcacttcCAGAAACCTTACAGACGTTCCCCCTTCAGACTCCGTtttcatgttttattgtttatcttCTAGCTCAGCATCATTATTTAAactcagaaaaacaacaaatcaactTACTGTTGCCTGACGTATGATTCTACATATCAAAGCAATATCAACTCATTGATGTGACTTTGTGATACAAAACAtagaattaaaaagaaaaattgaaatacacAAAGTTAAgcaacaaatcaatcaaatcttAGAAATCTTGTATTaactttttaaattttcatatgtaatttTGTACAAGAGCCTACAGTAATCACATGCTTGTATTACTGAGAAACCTGAAGAAGGTATGCCATCGTTCCCAAAATTTCAGTCTGTAAATggtttttaaaagctttttgacATCAGAGTTGTTTTGATTAACAACATCATTTCAATATTCTAAGAACATTTTCAAATGATGACGTAACGTTTCATCGGTCGTTGCACGTAAGATTAACCCTGACGTACCTCTGATTTTGAGTCCGGGGCTTGTTTCCTCTTGCTCCCCATCTCCATCAGTGTCTTCAGGTTTGTAGTGCGGCTCTGAGCTCAATGGGAATAGATTTATACAATTCTGCTCAATGAACAATGTGAAGATCGGCTCATCGATCTTCGAGCACAAGGACATCCACAAGACAACATGGCTGTCAAATGATCACAAGACTAGAACACAGATCGACCATCTAGCTATTGGTCCAGGATGGAGGACCCATATCTAGAAGATGTCCGTGTATACAGAGGAGCGGATGTCGGCAGCGACCACTACCTCTCCATCGCCAAGATAAAGATCAAACTCAAGAGACAGAAGAAGAAGGCATCTCTACCCAGGAGGTTTGACACAAGCAAGTTGAAAGACCCTGCCACAGGTGAACAGTTTGAAGCCTCCCTGAGGAACCGGTTCTCCACTCTGGCAGACCCGCCCCCAGGGTCAACTGTATGGTGGGAAGAGCTGAAGGAAGCAATGACTGCTGCGGGGGGAGAAATCTTGGGTTACAAGAAATCCCTCTGGGAAGCTTGGATCAGCGACCACACCTTGAAATTGATCAGTGAAAGGAAAACCCTCCACCATAGGAGACACACTAACAAGTCTGACAACAATGATGTCCACCATGAGTATATGGAGAAGAATAGGGAAGTGAAGCGCAGTGCCCAGCAGAGACATTGACGGGTATGGATGGAGAGGCAGGCTGAGGAAGCAGAGGGAGCAGCAGCCCGGAACGATATGCGGAATGTTTACCAGATCGCAAAGAAGATCACCGGAAGCTCCAAAGCTCACTCAGACCCAGTCAAGGCGAAGAACGGGACCCTACTGTCCAAGGGAGAGGACAAACTTGCCAGATGGGCAGAACACTTCAAGGATGTCCTAAACCTCCCAGACCCTACTTCACCACCAACAGTCTTCGACGAACCACCGCACCCACTACCCATCGACACCAGCGATTTTACAGAAGCTGAAGTGCAGCAAGCCATCAAGATTCTGAAGAACAACAAATCACCAGGATTGGACGGCCGGGGGTGACTGCACCGTCCAGTGGATGTGTCATCTCTGTAACCAGGCCTGGAATTGAGGAGAAGTACCGGAGGACTGAAAGAACGGAGCAGTAGTGTGAATCCCCAAGAAGGGCAACCTGACAGATTGTGACAACTGGAGGGGACTGACACTTCTCTCCATACCCCCTGTAGCTGGAGGGGGTAGATCGTGCACTGCTCGTTTCAAGCCAGAGTTTGATATCACATCTGCACCGCCGGACTCTACCGCTATATCCACATCTTCGTACTTTCGGCTTCGTACTTCTGTGGGCCATATTTCAAGATCGGAAAGATCCGAAAGCTGATGCTTTggtcatttcttcattttattttgttttgtatgatttCATTTAATTCCATTTCATTGGAATGTATGACAAtgggaaagggggggggggcaaacagGTATATAAACACCTTTACAATTTGCCCTCCCATACACTTAAGACAACTACAAATACGCCCAGAATATGGGAAGCCAAACCCGTAAATTTGCTGTACCCCACTAGTCACTAATCAAATTTATCCCAAACAACCCATATTCAACATGCACTAAATGTCATAAAGACCCATTcacaacttctcaagttatgttgtaaaaaaataacggcacccaaaacataaccttcttggtgcaGGTGATAAGATAAATCTACATCATCACATGCCATGCACATTATATTGCCTGGCGATATTCACAGATAATAAATGCGACGTTGCTATGGAAACCTGGGACTTGTAAATTGGCTTGGTTTTGGTCCGGAATACCAGTCTAGTtctgtatatgtacattgtgtactgCTCACCCTTTGGACGTAACGTTAGATAAACAATTGCAGTGTGATAGAATGACAAAAATCTGGTAACAAATCTGTtataaatgaaaatatcagaacaaGTTTTCGTTTGGAAAATATTCAATCCAGCAACGACCCCATGTCAATGACTGCTTGAAAGCATAAACTGTGCCAGACTAATTTCAAAACAAAGGCATAATGTCTTTTCATTGTTTCGAACCATAATGCATAAGAAAaaatcaacacaacacaacaaatacGATTAAACCAATACCATGGTGTTATGGAAAAACCAAAAGACGCATCTTACAAGGATTTGATATCATCGA from Branchiostoma lanceolatum isolate klBraLanc5 chromosome 4, klBraLanc5.hap2, whole genome shotgun sequence includes these protein-coding regions:
- the LOC136434185 gene encoding uncharacterized protein; this translates as MEDPYLEDVRVYRGADVGSDHYLSIAKIKIKLKRQKKKASLPRRFDTSKLKDPATGEQFEASLRNRFSTLADPPPGSTVWWEELKEAMTAAGGEILGYKKSLWEAWISDHTLKLISERKTLHHRRHTNKSDNNDVHHEYMEKNREVKRSAQQRH